The Dyella jiangningensis genome includes a window with the following:
- a CDS encoding GFA family protein, translating to MPRTASCSCGQLRIEVNGELRGVGICHCLACQQRTGSAFAALASFAAPFRVTGTATEYLRTGDQGARFRFRFCPICGTTLFHTEEGEEGHVSVAVGAFADPAFPGPTVSVYDCRRHPWVILPPGTTAFDKDPP from the coding sequence ATGCCACGAACAGCATCCTGCAGCTGTGGCCAGCTCCGCATCGAGGTCAACGGCGAACTGCGCGGCGTCGGCATCTGCCACTGCCTTGCCTGCCAGCAGCGAACCGGCAGCGCGTTCGCTGCCCTGGCGAGTTTCGCAGCGCCATTCCGTGTCACGGGCACGGCCACCGAATACCTGCGCACCGGTGACCAGGGCGCGCGATTCCGCTTCCGGTTCTGCCCGATATGCGGAACCACGCTGTTCCACACCGAAGAAGGCGAAGAGGGACACGTGAGCGTCGCGGTGGGAGCGTTCGCCGATCCGGCGTTTCCCGGCCCCACCGTTTCCGTCTACGACTGCCGGCGCCATCCGTGGGTGATCTTGCCGCCCGGGACCACGGCATTCGACAAGGATCCGCCGTAA
- a CDS encoding Rossmann fold nucleotide-binding protein has protein sequence MATSHRRPQVCVLGSAEPGSAAYALAGDAGALLARLGITVVSGCGSPATRVAAERAIEEGGLVVSVVPPDEMPPADWPATVAIPCGMGDARNLLMALAGDACIVIGGRAGTISEVCLAWLHKRPLLPLVGCGGWSDELPSHPPDERQNSPILPWSSTAELEQQLHALGLVHIRA, from the coding sequence ATGGCCACATCCCACCGTCGCCCACAGGTGTGCGTCCTGGGCAGCGCCGAACCGGGCTCCGCTGCCTACGCGTTGGCCGGCGATGCAGGAGCGCTGCTCGCAAGGCTGGGCATCACCGTGGTCAGTGGTTGTGGAAGCCCGGCCACGCGGGTGGCGGCGGAACGTGCCATCGAGGAAGGCGGCCTGGTGGTCAGCGTCGTGCCGCCGGACGAGATGCCTCCGGCGGACTGGCCCGCCACCGTCGCCATTCCCTGCGGCATGGGCGATGCGCGCAACCTGCTGATGGCACTCGCCGGCGATGCGTGCATCGTCATTGGCGGTCGCGCGGGCACGATCTCCGAAGTCTGCCTGGCCTGGCTGCACAAGCGGCCGCTGCTTCCCCTGGTGGGTTGCGGCGGCTGGTCCGACGAGCTGCCATCGCATCCGCCGGACGAACGGCAGAACTCGCCCATCCTGCCTTGGAGCTCGACAGCGGAACTGGAACAGCAACTTCACGCCCTAGGCCTTGTCCACATTCGCGCATAG
- a CDS encoding VOC family protein: MATPAKNTVCLWFNGDAEDAARFYAKTFPDSSVDAVHRAPGDYPSGQQGDVLTVEFTVMGIPCIGLNGGPMFKHSEAFSFQVATQDQAETDRYWNAIVGNDGQESDCGWCKDKWGLSWQITPVALIKAFTDPDRVAAKRAFDAMMTMKKIDVAAIEAAHRG; encoded by the coding sequence ATGGCAACCCCAGCGAAGAACACGGTGTGTCTCTGGTTCAATGGCGACGCCGAAGATGCGGCGCGCTTTTACGCCAAGACCTTTCCCGACTCATCCGTCGATGCGGTGCACCGCGCGCCGGGCGACTATCCGTCGGGACAGCAGGGCGACGTGTTGACGGTCGAGTTCACCGTGATGGGCATCCCGTGCATCGGGCTCAATGGCGGGCCCATGTTCAAGCACAGCGAAGCCTTCTCGTTCCAGGTGGCCACGCAGGACCAGGCCGAAACCGATCGCTACTGGAACGCAATCGTCGGCAACGACGGCCAGGAGAGCGACTGCGGCTGGTGCAAGGACAAGTGGGGCCTGTCGTGGCAGATCACGCCGGTGGCCTTGATCAAGGCATTCACCGATCCTGATCGCGTGGCCGCCAAGCGCGCGTTCGATGCCATGATGACGATGAAGAAGATCGACGTCGCCGCCATCGAGGCAGCACATCGCGGCTGA